A region from the Misgurnus anguillicaudatus chromosome 7, ASM2758022v2, whole genome shotgun sequence genome encodes:
- the LOC129417481 gene encoding mRNA decay activator protein ZFP36L1, whose product MTTAVVSPFFDYSEAIINNKNKMLNYNNNILSTPHPVSVPCTGANLSISNPTGSLLDRKAVGTPSTGGVYQRRHSITSASTKLNQNQFLNFAKADQSLLGLGTGNTGSSNKENRLRDRSFSETGDRLLQKCSGPGGPNSQVNSSRYKTELCRPFEENGACKYGDKCQFAHGIHELRSLSRHPKYKTELCRTFHTIGFCPYGPRCHFIHNAEERRGPPPTPSPLSTSNKMERPRLQHSYSFAGFPSSGGLRDSPTSVTPPPMFSPDELLEWPSSNPFTYSSQELANLFSPGLGSVPISCSDPSTQAPSSPTTTSFYFRAMSESPQLFESPSSQPDSLSDQEGYQSSSGGSTSGSESPVLDTTRRLPIFSRLSISDD is encoded by the exons ATGACCACAGCCGTGGTGTCGCCTTTCTTCGACTATAGCGAAGCGATCATCAACAACAAG AACAAAATGCTGAACTATAATAATAACATCCTCAGTACTCCACACCCTGTCTCTGTCCCTTGCACGGGGGCAAATCTGTCCATCTCCAACCCCACTGGGAGCCTGCTGGACAGGAAGGCAGTAGGGACACCCTCCACAGGTGGGGTTTATCAGCGCCGGCACTCTATCACTTCGGCCAGCACCAAACTCAACCAAAACCAGTTCTTGAACTTTGCTAAAGCAGATCAGTCCCTGCTCGGTTTAGGGACGGGAAACACCGGCAGTAGCAACAAAGAGAACCGACTTCGAGACCGCTCTTTCTCCGAGACGGGGGATCGCCTGCTGCAGAAGTGTTCGGGCCCTGGAGGCCCCAACAGTCAGGTCAACTCGAGTCGCTACAAGACAGAGTTATGCAGGCCTTTCGAGGAGAACGGTGCCTGTAAGTACGGTGACAAGTGCCAGTTTGCCCATGGCATTCACGAGTTGCGAAGCCTGAGCCGCCATCCCAAGTACAAGACGGAGCTTTGCCGCACATTCCACACCATCGGCTTCTGCCCCTACGGCCCGCGGTGCCACTTCATTCACAATGCGGAGGAGCGCCGTGGACCACCGCCTACCCCGTCCCCCCTTTCCACCTCCAATAAGATGGAAAGGCCACGGCTGCAACACAGCTACAGTTTTGCGGGCTTCCCCAGCTCTGGAGGCTTAAGGGACAGCCCGACCTCCGTCACCCCTCCACCCATGTTTTCCCCCGACGAGCTGCTCGAGTGGCCCAGCAGCAACCCCTTCACGTATTCCAGCCAGGAGCTGGCCAACCTCTTTAGCCCCGGCCTGGGCAGCGTGCCCATATCTTGCTCTGACCCCTCCACCCAGGCACCATCTTCCCCAACCACAACCTCTTTCTACTTTCGAGCCATGTCAGAATCTCCCCAACTTTTTGAGTCTCCATCCAGCCAACCAGACTCTCTCTCTGACCAAGAGGGCTATCAGAGCAGCTCGGGTGGAAGTACGAGCGGCTCCGAATCGCCTGTCCTCGACACCACCCGCCGATTGCCCATCTTCAGCAGGCTTTCCATCTCTGATGACTAA